In Phoenix dactylifera cultivar Barhee BC4 unplaced genomic scaffold, palm_55x_up_171113_PBpolish2nd_filt_p 001279F, whole genome shotgun sequence, a single genomic region encodes these proteins:
- the LOC103697426 gene encoding receptor-like protein EIX2 — protein sequence MESCSDKYNNEIHLLHLTAAKFMDLKGTQLLLLLFAFLCSQVRKLNGDSIPGCMLIERNALLGFKAGLKDPTNRLSSWVGDDCCTWEGVACDNPTGHVVKLDLQNPDQDFSLSIDDLPQHNKWSLGGELRPSLLGLKHLNYLDLSMNNFGGLRIPEFLGSFRQLKYLDLSYAGLGGLIPPQLGNLSSLQYLYLQSDIDIMPPVTELSIDNALWISHLSSLRYLNMTGVKFREGAHWLQALNMLPSIVEVHLLFCDIKDIPASLPHVNFSSLSVLDLSMNYINSMMPAWLFNISSLEQLDLSNNFIQVIIPPTIKNLASLNFLDLSGNQFLEGKIPGALGGLCKLQHLRLRGINISKKLHEFDEGFNGCIKNSLETLEMTDTQFSGYLPGWLGDFRMLKVLDLSDNSISGPIPTSIGRLSALQELHLSNNKLNGTIPGSLASLAELVSLDLSINELNGTIPGSLGSLKELVFLDLSINELNGTIPGSLGSLKELVFLDIRSNFLVGVVSEDHFANFTKLNYLDLSDNQLILNLTSHWIPPFQLQILNLRSCKLGPQFPSWLQMQKNITDLDISSNGISDSVPDWFWGSFSRNITSLDISSNGITGPLPNFYSSAMLSLDLSNNSFSGVIHPGIGKSIPNLQHLSLSTNNLSGKIPLSLCRPEFWVFDLSKNHLLGELPDCWNQSSGITVMDFSSNNLSGSIPPSICSLQGFESLHLSNNNLSGELPLSLKSCVSLGTLDLGHNGFIGTIPTWIGESLLFLSILRLRSNKLVGNIPPNLSRLSVLQILDLANNNLSGTIPSSFENFTTMKVLQGTYGDISDYLYYNENLQVTMKGRDNEFSRFLFLVIAMDLSGNNLSGKIPEELANLLGLVSLNLSGNHLTGEITEKIGALRQLQSLDLSRNNLYGGIPSSMIALSFLSYLNLSYNNLSGRIPLGNQLQTFTDPSIYAGNSGLCGFPLAQKCKDDKTNQGPNAVGGDEQNDNAMDEEGSEIEWLYMSMGLGFAVGLWAVFGPLLFNRKWREAYFRLIDQVYDMVYVALAVSFNRLKEHNAVARLFMIWST from the coding sequence ATGGAATCTTGTTCAGATAAATATAACAACGAGATCCATCTACTCCATCTCACAGCAGCTAAATTCATGGATCTAAAAGGAACCCAGCTtctacttttgttgtttgcttttCTGTGCTCTCAAGTGAGAAAACTCAATGGAGATTCAATCCCAGGCTGCATGCTGATTGAAAGGAATGCTCTTCTTGGGTTCAAAGCAGGCCTCAAAGATCCCACCAACAGGCTATCTTCTTGGGTCGGTGACGACTGCTGCACATGGGAAGGCGTCGCTTGTGACAACCCGACTGGCCACGTTGTCAAGCTAGACCTCCAAAACCCAGACCAAGATTTCTCATTATCCATTGACGATCTTCCACAGCACAACAAGTGGTCCTTGGGAGGTGAGTTGAGGCCTTCCTTACTTGGTCTGAAGCACCTGAATTATCTTGACCTGAGCATGAACAACTTTGGAGGACTACGCATCCCAGAATTCCTGGGCTCATTCCGTCAGCTAAAATATCTTGACCTCTCCTATGCTGGTTTGGGTGGACTGATCCCACCCCAGCTTGGGAATCTATCGAGCCTCCAATATCTTTATCTCCAAAGTGATATCGACATTATGCCTCCTGTTACTGAATTAAGCATTGATAATGCCCTCTGGATTTCTCATCTTTCTTCTCTACGATATCTGAATATGACGGGTGTGAAATTCAGGGAAGGTGCTCACTGGCTGCAAGCACTAAACATGCTCCCTTCTATTGTTGAGGTACACTTATTATTTTGTGACATCAAGGACATTCCAGCCTCTCTTCCTCATGTGAATTTTTCTTCACTTTCTGTTCTTGATCTTTCTATGAATTACATTAATTCGATGATGCCTGCTTGGTTGTTCAACATAAGTAGCCTCGAGCAGCTTGATCTCAGCAACAATTTTATTCAGGTCATCATTCCGCCTACAATTAAGAATCTAGCTTCGCTCAATTTCCTTGATTTATCTGGTAATCAGTTTCTTGAAGGCAAAATCCCGGGTGCACTTGGGGGTCTGTGTAAGCTGCAGCATTTGCGACTGCGGGGCATTAATATCAgcaaaaaattgcatgaatttgaCGAAGGTTTTAATGGATGCATCAAAAACAGCCTAGAGACTCTGGAGATGACGGACACCCAGTTTAGCGGTTATTTGCCGGGCTGGTTGGGGGACTTCAGAATGCTCAAAGTTCTGGATTTGAGTGACAACTCAATTTCTGGTCCTATACCTACATCAATTGGGAGACTGTCGGCACTTCAAGAATTACATCTTTCCAATAATAAACTGAATGGGACCATCCCAGGAAGTCTTGCAAGTCTTGCGGAGCTAGTTTCTTTAGACCTTTCCATTAATGAGCTGAATGGGACTATCCCAGGAAGTCTTGGAAGTCTTAAGGAGCTAGTTTTTTTAGACCTTTCCATTAATGAGCTGAATGGGACTATCCCAGGAAGTCTTGGAAGTCTTAAGGAGCTAGTTTTTTTAGACATCCGGTCGAACTTTTTGGTGGGTGTCGTGTCTGAAGATCACTTTGCCAATTTCACCAAATTGAATTATCTAGATTTGTCAGACAACCAATTAATTTTGAATCTGACGTCTCATTGGATCCCCCCTTTTCAGCTTCAAATCTTAAATCTTCGTTCTTGCAAGCTGGGACCACAATTCCCATCGTGGCTCCAGATGCAAAAAAATATTACCGATCTAGATATCTCCAGCAATGGAATTTCAGACAGTGTGCCAGATTGGTTTTGGGGGTCATTTTCCCGGAATATAACTTCCTTGGATATCTCCAGCAATGGAATCACTGGTCCTTTGCCAAATTTTTATTCTTCTGCTATGCTGTCGCTAGACCTATCAAACAATTCATTTTCAGGAGTGATTCATCCTGGTATTGGCAAAAGTATACCTAATTTGCAACATCTCTCCCTTTCCACAAATAATTTAAGCGGTAAAATTCCCTTATCTCTTTGTCGGCCCGAGTTTTGGGTATTTGATCTTTCAAAAAATCACTTGTTGGGTGAGCTCCCTGATTGCTGGAACCAATCTTCTGGTATCACTGTCATGGATTTTTCAAGCAACAATCTATCTGGAAGCATTCCACCATCAATCTGTTCATTACAAGGGTTCGAGTCGTTGCATTTGAGTAACAATAATCTATCAGGAGAACTCCCATTATCCTTGAAGAGTTGTGTGAGTTTAGGAACTCTTGATCTTGGACATAATGGATTCATTGGTACAATACCTACTTGGATAGGAGAAAGTTTGTTGTTCTTGAGTATCCTTCGCTTACGATCAAACAAGCTTGTTGGAAATAttcctcctaatctatcaagactAAGTGTTCTTCAAATCTTGGATCTTGCTAATAACAATTTATCAGGAACCATTCCTTCGAGCTTTGAGAACTTCACTACCATGAAAGTGTTACAGGGGACTTACGGAGACATTTCAGATTATCTTTATTACAATGAAAATTTGCAAGTGACCATGAAAGGAAGGGACAATGAGTTTTCCAGATTCCTTTTTCTTGTGATTGCTATGGACCTTTCAGGCAATAACTTGTCTGGTAAAATACCAGAAGAACTAGCCAACCTTCTTGGACTAGTGAGCTTAAACTTGTCTGGAAATCATCTGACAGGAGAGATCACAGAAAAGATTGGTGCATTACGACAGTTGCAGTCACTTGACTTATCAAGAAACAACCTTTACGGTGGAATTCCTTCAAGCATGATTGCCCTATCCTTTTTGAGTTACTTGAACTTATCATATAACAACTTGTCAGGAAGAATTCCATTAGGTAATCAGCTTCAAACCTTCACTGACCCGTCTATCTACGCTGGTAATTCTGGTCTTTGTGGGTTCCCATTAGCTCAAAAGTGCAAAGATGACAAGACAAATCAAGGTCCAAATGCTGTTGGAGGGGATGAACAAaatgataatgccatggatGAAGAAGGATCTGAAATCGAGTGGCTGTATATGAGCATGGGGCTAGGATTCGCAGTCGGTTTATGGGCCGTTTTTGGTCCATTATTATTCAACAGAAAATGGAGAGAAGCCTATTTTCGACTTATAGATCAAGTTTATGATATGGTTTACGTGGCCCTGGCAGTGTCCTTCAATAGGTTGAAAGAGCACAATGCTGTAGCACGATTGTTTATGATATGGTCTACATaa